One genomic segment of Anguilla anguilla isolate fAngAng1 chromosome 2, fAngAng1.pri, whole genome shotgun sequence includes these proteins:
- the LOC118219825 gene encoding translation initiation factor IF-2-like isoform X1 — MLEAERTENILVEQPTPQEAFRPSVRAADCEEEEEVRLARPSPRERRPKGREGRCYRRDEPGHQARDCPAPAPKPRAPQPAGTLGLDLLTRVPVSTCQGPPSASPARQAQDDGPKSPPPSSYSPATRQQSLLLQTGKSCSLPIHALFLWHHLVWFCGVYFTVGKLWYQTPLFAACGLVGTFTVTCMVVESVAKVH; from the coding sequence ATGCTGGAGGCGGAGCGAACAGAGAACATCCTGGTGGAGCAGCCCACTCCACAGGAAGCTTTTCGTCCTTCGGTCAGGGCGGCCGActgcgaggaggaggaggaggtccgTTTGGCTCGGCCATCTCCTCGCGAGCGGCGACCAAAGGGACGGGAGGGCCGCTGCTACCGCCGCGACGAACCGGGCCACCAGGCACGCGACTGTCCAGCCCCGGCGCCCAAACCTCGAGCCCCCCAGCCGGCGGGAACCCTTGGCCTGGACCTTCTGACTCGGGTGCCAGTGTCGACGTGTCAGGGCCCACCATCTGCCTCTCCAGCCCGGCAGGCACAGGACGACGGCCCAAAGAGCCCGCCGCCAAGCAGCTACAGCCCAGCTACGCGGCAGCAATCCTTGCTGCTGCAAACTGGCAAATCTTGCAGTCTTCCTATccatgctctctttctctggcatCACCTGGTCTGGTTCTGTGGAGTCTACTTCACGGTTGGCAAGCTGTGGTACCAGACTCCACTTTTTGCTGCTTGTGGACTTGTAGGAACATTTACAGTGACATGTATGGTGGTAGAATCTGTTGCAAAAGTGCACTGA
- the LOC118219825 gene encoding uncharacterized protein LOC118219825 isoform X2: MWIALQRTGGRLRGGGGGPFGSAISSRAATKGTGGPLLPPRRTGPPGTRLSSPGAQTSSPPAGGNPWPGPSDSGASVDVSGPTICLSSPAGTGRRPKEPAAKQLQPSYAAAILAAANWQILQSSYPCSLSLASPGLVLWSLLHGWQAVVPDSTFCCLWTCRNIYSDMYGGRICCKSALIENG; this comes from the coding sequence GGCGGCCGActgcgaggaggaggaggaggtccgTTTGGCTCGGCCATCTCCTCGCGAGCGGCGACCAAAGGGACGGGAGGGCCGCTGCTACCGCCGCGACGAACCGGGCCACCAGGCACGCGACTGTCCAGCCCCGGCGCCCAAACCTCGAGCCCCCCAGCCGGCGGGAACCCTTGGCCTGGACCTTCTGACTCGGGTGCCAGTGTCGACGTGTCAGGGCCCACCATCTGCCTCTCCAGCCCGGCAGGCACAGGACGACGGCCCAAAGAGCCCGCCGCCAAGCAGCTACAGCCCAGCTACGCGGCAGCAATCCTTGCTGCTGCAAACTGGCAAATCTTGCAGTCTTCCTATccatgctctctttctctggcatCACCTGGTCTGGTTCTGTGGAGTCTACTTCACGGTTGGCAAGCTGTGGTACCAGACTCCACTTTTTGCTGCTTGTGGACTTGTAGGAACATTTACAGTGACATGTATGGTGGTAGAATCTGTTGCAAAAGTGCACTGATTGAAAACGGGTGA